The following are encoded together in the Bacillota bacterium genome:
- a CDS encoding response regulator, with amino-acid sequence MGKRVLVTDDALFMRVTLKNILTQHGYEVAGEATNGREAVEMYKNLKPDLVTMDITMPEMDGISAVREIKKIDPEARIVMVTAMGQKNLVVEAIQAGAKDFIVKPFQPERVIESVQKLLGN; translated from the coding sequence ATGGGTAAGAGAGTACTGGTTACCGATGACGCGCTGTTTATGCGTGTCACGCTGAAGAACATCCTGACGCAACACGGCTACGAGGTGGCGGGCGAAGCCACCAACGGGCGCGAGGCAGTGGAGATGTACAAGAACCTGAAACCCGACCTGGTCACGATGGACATTACCATGCCGGAGATGGACGGCATCAGTGCGGTGCGCGAGATTAAAAAGATCGACCCCGAGGCGCGCATCGTGATGGTGACCGCCATGGGGCAGAAGAACCTGGTGGTGGAAGCCATCCAGGCGGGCGCAAAGGATTTCATCGTCAAACCCTTCCAGCCTGAACGCGTCATCGAAAGCGTGCAGAAGCTGCTGGGCAA
- a CDS encoding HDOD domain-containing protein — protein MNATGTSDKLQQLVQTVRDLPALPEVVVRVMRMAEDPRSDAQGIARVIATDQAMAARVLKLANSAFYGLPRRVSTLSEAVVILGFRTIKNLAIAASTFELLNREIAGYWLQRGELWRHSLACAIGAQLIARRVRLPVSEEAFVAGLLHDIGKVAINLFVREQFDQITERALQDRIPFVEAEQAVLGFNHAMAGGLIAEKWNLPPLLVSVIKYHHQPSSAPEKEPMISVVHLADLLSITMGMGIGGDGLYYALEEGTLAMFGLEQTDIDELCEQIVDQMAQAANLQEQPEVVLR, from the coding sequence ATGAACGCAACAGGAACGTCCGACAAACTGCAGCAGCTGGTACAGACTGTTCGAGACCTGCCTGCATTGCCTGAGGTTGTGGTGCGCGTGATGCGGATGGCGGAAGACCCTCGCTCCGACGCACAGGGCATCGCACGGGTAATCGCTACCGATCAGGCGATGGCGGCGCGCGTGCTCAAGCTGGCAAACTCCGCCTTCTATGGGCTGCCCCGCCGTGTCAGTACCCTTTCGGAGGCTGTGGTCATTCTGGGTTTTCGCACTATCAAGAACCTCGCCATTGCGGCATCCACCTTCGAACTGCTCAATCGGGAGATTGCAGGCTACTGGCTGCAGCGTGGTGAGCTGTGGCGACACTCGCTTGCCTGTGCTATCGGTGCGCAACTGATAGCGCGACGGGTGCGGCTACCCGTATCTGAAGAGGCTTTTGTGGCTGGGCTTCTGCATGATATCGGCAAGGTGGCGATTAACCTCTTCGTCCGCGAGCAGTTCGACCAGATTACGGAGCGCGCTTTGCAGGACCGCATTCCTTTTGTGGAGGCAGAGCAAGCCGTTCTGGGCTTCAACCACGCAATGGCAGGCGGGCTCATCGCTGAGAAGTGGAATCTGCCACCCCTGCTGGTATCTGTCATCAAGTACCATCACCAGCCGTCCAGCGCGCCTGAAAAAGAGCCGATGATTTCGGTGGTGCATCTGGCTGACCTGCTCTCCATTACGATGGGCATGGGCATCGGCGGAGACGGACTGTATTACGCCCTCGAAGAGGGCACTCTCGCGATGTTCGGTCTGGAGCAAACCGATATCGATGAGCTGTGCGAGCAAATTGTCGACCAGATGGCTCAGGCAGCGAATCTTCAGGAGCAACCGGAGGTCGTGTTGCGGTGA